The genome window GGTGGGTTATTGCCCTATCtcaaaataagttaaaatgaGTTGTTGACATTTTTTGTAGGCATAAATATAAGGTCTGTATCTCTACAAATACAATGCCAATTGAAATAAGTTCAGTCAACAGTACTGCCAAATGCAATTGGCATTGCAATTGCTTGCTAATGACTACATGGCAAGCCTTGTGATACTGGGTAGAAGCTTTTCAAACGCAGTTGCTAGAATCTTTGCCTTCCTTGTGGATCTGAGATGCCACAAATggaatgaaaaagagagagagagaaagggagaaagggagaaagagagaaagggagaaagagagagagaaagaaagaaagaaagaaaaaaagaaaaaggaaggaaggaaggaaagaaagaaggaaggaaggaaggaaagaaggagggaaggaagggaatcTGAATTTCATGGCTGCAGAGAAATTGTGAACCTCCAAACCTTAAATATATTAACAGAGAAACCACTTCCTTCTGTCTTCAATGACACATATATTTACTTTCAACTgagttcagaaaatattttaacttcttgTGCAAGGCTGCCTTCCTTCTCAGACATTgcagtttttctgtttacatttcTTATGCCATTCTTCTAATCCACTCAGCCACCTATTTTTAGCTTGATTTGACATGAatttccttcctgccctttttGCATATACTTATTCATCTGCGCTGACCTTATTTTTACTCTTAGCAAGTGACACACTTAtgacacatgcatacacaccTAGGACTGGAACGCTTTCATATACATTCTTTGTGTATCTTCAGGCTCCATACTGTCCTTGCTTCCCACCAGaatttatcactgaaaaaaatatgcctcAATGAACCTGTGTCCCAGTTATTTATTCTGTCCATTGAATCTAGACATTGTATGGtgctataaaaatacagtaggAAGTCTTTAATTTCTAAATCCCATATTTGGATGTACTCTAACGTGATGATGATTACCTTGCATTTTCAATATCTTAACTAAATGTCATAGTCCTTCAGTACTACAGCTGTTTCTGGCTCTTTGGCATGTGATGCAATGAGGTTATCTTGGTAAACTTCTGACTGGGCTGGACTCCATGTTTCAGGAACCACGACTGTGGTTGGCAGTGTTTACTCCCTAGGTAACTATTTTAGCAAGTACTGAATAAGTGTGGCAACTACATCAGGGCTGAGCCACACTGGCAGAGTTCTATGGGGAAACTCATGCTGCATTTGTCCATGCAGcacctttcagtaaataaataaaggactTTAGCCTCTGGACCTGACAACCCAGCATCTTTTGCAAGTggctaaataaataaacaaaaataccttTGATAGCAGCCCTAGAATTGTGTATCCTCTTGCTAACCTCAGATAAGCACAAGCCCTTTTCATATGTAAGAATGCATGTCATCCGACAGTTTCACATTGCtactccttttccttccctttctaaaaTGCCAACCGTATTGGAAAATCAGTTTTATAGAACTCATCCGCTGCACGCTATGCTCTTGCCAGGACCCCAGACTTGTTCACAGTACACTGCCTCTTTGTGCCTAACAAGCTCCCCATATGTTGCAGGACTTGTCAGCCATGCTGATCTTTGCCTGTGACCCAGCTGTGTGCTAACTAGGATGGCCACTACGCCTTCTTGTGCAGATAATAACAGAGACAAGACAGCAGCCTCAGCTGGTGAAATAAAAGGCATGTGTGGAAAATGTGCCCAGTTCTAtaattcttcatttctgaaggCCTTCCAGAAGCCTTCTGTATGCATGGAGAACTTCCAAGAAGGTTTTGAAGGAGATTTATATTCCTGAAGAATATTTTgataaagaaaattctgtaatttacaatatttttttgcaatacTAGCTAAAGGCCCCAAATAACAGCAGTACTTCATGTAGTTGTCTGGAATGGGGAACGAGGAAGGGACAGGCATTCCTTGTTGCGAAACTGCTGTTGGTCATCAGCCATCCTTCAGCACAGTTCACAAAGAGGCTTCTTCAGAACTCCTCCTAAAGGGATATCGTAGATATTCAGAACCCCGGAAGCCCTACCAGGAGTCAGCTCCAGACTTCTACAGAAGGCTTTTTCTTGTCATATGCATAGGCTTTTCCCAAGTTACACATGCATATAGTTCCAGAAACACCTGGTCATTTTATCATGGATCACCACAGAAAGACTCAGGTTAGGTTTTTTTACCTCCCTTCTTACTATCTCTCCCtctcatccatccatccatccatctgtctTCTCACCCTTCCTTTATTGTCCTGCTATGGACACACCTTCAGCTAAGCCGACTGGCCTTGGCTCATTCAACCTGTGTATCAGGCAGCTATGAAGGCCTTTtcaaaatacaacttttaaaaagccactGTTATGGACGTGAGAGCAATTCCACTTTTTCTATAGGTATGTGGCTGCTCTAGGCTCCTCTGccagatttaaattttaaattgccAGATTTGTCATATCCAGAGTATTATTTATGGCCCAAAACTAAATCCAGAATGTTCTGTATTGTCTTGTTCTGTAGCCAGTGCAAGGAAACAACTCCGTattgctttccaaaaaaaatgcttctccCATGACATTTTATAGCTATTCCAGTCAAAGTTGGAGCAAGTGACTTTTCTCTGCAGGTCATATGTCTGCCTCCTTTGTCTGCAAAACTATTTGCTGATGTGCTTATTTTGGCAATTTCCAATTCAGATAAGTTTTCGTATGCTTTTCCCTCATGCTCCTCCCATTTTTGTGCAACAGGACATTGCACCATCTAGGATAACCAGATGGGTGTAAGGACCGAGTCTTTAGCTGGTGTAAATTGGCAATGTCAATAAAGTCCTTGGAGTTGCACTGATTTACACCAATGctggttatttattttctcacataTTAGCCTTAAAGGCCTCTACTAATATAGCTAATATTTCTCATATGgtcagtttattttttgtagGAATTAAGCTCTTGTAATTTTATAGTaccaaacacagcagcagaCCTGACTATAACTAATCCAAATTTATTTATAGACAAATCATTACCTGACTATATATACATGTGTCTAGAGAAGGAAAGATCCAGCAATCATTTGCAGTCTCCACCTTCTTATGCCACACTTTCCTCTCTAATGCACACACTTTATGTTCacaaaatttctgctttcaggcTTTCTGATGGTTCTGGTCTTtaaggcaaaaagagaaagggtaCTTTGCTCTGCCTCCGGCATGTGGCTGGCCAAAGGTGTTTATCTGACATTAGGGAAAGCTATTTTATTTGGTTAAAAAACCCTTTTGTCTTTCTCGATCCAAAATTTGGAGCTCAAGTACAGCAAAATAACTAAACCACAGACAGGGCAAGCAGCTCAGTTGGAATTACTGagaataaaaagattttgtttctgtgtgacGAAAACCAAAGCTGAATGAtttgaaaattcatttattGCTCATCTAAACCACAATGggtttctgctgctgtaaatcTCTCCCTTTTCCATTCTTAGTATGTCTATTATAGACCCATATACTCTCCTCTGAGTTTATACGTGTTTGGTGACACTGTTGTTCACAACCTACCACCACAAAGAAACCACAGTTATCGCTAGAGATGCCACTATAGTAAACGCAGTTACAAATTCCATCCCATCCAATCATTATTCTGGGGACTGTAACAGGATCTGCACTGAATCACTGCAGACCTCGTAATATGGAAAGCTCTATCAAAGTCTTTGCAATGAAATACTAAGCTTAGGGGAATGCaatgtgcaaatatttttaataaattgtatTCATTATCAGTgcagtgagaaaggaaaaagttaattAATACAAGAATAGTAATGAATATAATGTtataatgaatatgtatgataTATACATGACTATAACAGCATTATTCTCCTATACCCCTCCCCATATATACAGAataactggtattttttttattgtgatgCCTCTACTACTCATTAAGACAGGTTAAAGCAAATTGTTTTCTACTTCACACTGTATGTTCTCCCCAAGAGGCCCCAGACTGGTGAGGAAAATGTGGTTTCTGGAGTAATGAGCTGTGTCATTTTTGCCCCAATCAATAAAGTTAAGCACATGTGAAAGTCCTTGCAGAATCAGGTGCTCAGGAGCGCCGGAGCCAGGCCAGCAGTTTGAGCTGGGAAAGAAGTATTTCACCTGCCCGTTTTCTGTGACCGAAACGTGTAACAGGGCTACCACACAACCCTACATCGCTAAACCCAACTCAGCTGGGAACACAAGCATGGTACGAAAAGCCTAACGGCacatgtatttgcttttttttattttggtaacGAACCCCTTTCCAAAGGAAGAGCAGCCTCGTGCAGATTGAACAGGCTCCCACTGAACTTTCTGTGAGTTACTCCACCTATTCTGCACGCACGCTGCTTTTGACCAGCGCCTTTGCGAGCCCATTCGCAGCGCCGCGGCGGGGTTTGGAGGCCGGCTCccgagggcagggcagggccgggccgggccgggccggcctGAAGGGACGCGGCCACTCCCACACGGGCCTCCGGCCCTCACGGCGGGCCAGGCCGCGCTCCGCGCCCAGctcgccccgcggccgcccctgTCAGCTGCTCGGCGGGGCGCTGCGGAggctgcgcggggcggggaCTGGCGCGGGGAGGGAGAAGATGGCGGAGGCCGAGTGAgtcccggggctgcggcggctcCCGGGCGGGTGGGCCGGCGCGGGggcgggctggggctgtgcgAGGCGCGGGGGacgagccgagccgggccgggccgggccgggcgggcagcggcgccccccggccccgtccTCCCCGCGGGCGGCCGagcccctggcagccccggAGCCCTGCCTCGGGGCGGGCGtggcgccgggccccgccgcggccgagCTGCTGGGGGCGCGGTGTAagcggcgggcggcccggctGCCTGTGCCGGGGGTGGGCCGCGGCGGCTGCCTGCCGTGCCCGGGCGCTGCGGGTGAGCGAGGGAGAGGACGGCGGGAGCCGTTCCCCCCGGCAGCGGTTAAACCTTCTGCCTGGCGGGGCTTCCCGCCAGGGGGCTTCCCCCGGGCAGGGCCCTGCGCGGCCGGGCCCGCGGCCCCTCTGCGGGCGTTGCTTAATGGGCCCGGCCTGGGCTGGAGGTGCTAACGCCGGCCTGAAGCGACCGGCCTGATGCCCAGGCGGCTAGGAGTCCTCAGACCCGGGGGATCCGGAGCAGACTGGCCGGGAGAGCCGCCTTGCCTGGTGCCCGGAGAAGGGGGGTGGCTTGCTTTTGGCGTTGCCTCGCAGAAGACAGATGGTTTCTTGTCGTTTCACCATTTTTGCTATCTTCTGCGCACTGTTGCTTAAGTaaatcttctctttcttggCCCCCGCTACACTGTGTTGTTCCTAATGTGTCTGTATCGTGTCAGAAGTTGCGAATCGCACACAGCAGAAGGCTCTTCATGAGCATGAAGAGCGCTGGGGAGCACTTGCGGGACACATCTTCTGATTAGAAGACAGTTAAGTGACtaagtgtttttgaaaatgtctaGGGTGACAATTTACTTGTTAGCTTTTTGCGCAATGCCAGACATCGTGTGGTTGCCTTGTGAATCGTATCTAATGCTCTTGCGTGGTATGTTAAAAAGCTTGGGTTGGGTTGAAGGCGTGTGCCACCGAGGAGGGGAAGTGCAGCTGGGACTTTGCGGCCGTGCCAAGCCTTTAGCTTTCAGTGTGGTGTTACAGTTTTGAATATGCATTCCCAAGAGATGAAGGCTCAGAAGTAATGTTGGTTCAATATGTGAACTGTTCCCATCTGAGTGGAAACCCTCAATAAAATACAAAGGCTTAAAAGGAGAGAGACATCATCTCCTCTGTCTGTAGGCACACTAGCCTCCCAGTCTAGAAGAAGGAGGTGATGTCGTCTTTGGAGatcttaatttccattttcatgaaAGGTGACGACAGTAAATACCTTTGCCATGCCTGAGCATCGTGAACCCAGGCTGTCCGAGGCACTGAAGAATCTTTACATGAGTGTTGGTCACCTTGCTCTGTTCCCCCATTGCTCTGTTTGTGGCATGCCAGAAGGTCTCAGAGCCAATGAGCAGAGAAAACTTGGAAACTGGGATAAAACAAATAGGAACTATATGTGTAGGGTGAGAAACCAGGATGGAAACTACTGCATCATACTAATTTGGGACCTTGCATTGCTTGTTATAAACATTCACAGACATGTGCCCACCGAAGTGCCCTTTCTGTGGTCAGGCTGTTTACCTCATAGGAAAAATCTGTTGCTGGTGCCTTGAATGACTTGCAGCTGCATGGTTGTATAAGAGCAGTAAGTGATTTCCTCGCATAGCAAAGTCCTGTTACATTTTGATAAGCCTTCACAATTTAATATCATATATTTGCCAAATTACGTATTAAATAAATGGCAATAGGCTAAATGCAGGTTTTATATTCTGAAACTGGCTTATTCCAGAATAAAATTGGACTTTTATTTGATCATCAGCatcttgggggggggaaaagtaAGATCCAATCAGTGTTTACGTCAGTATTGCCATGTGGGACAGTTGATGATTCTTAATGAAGTTGGAGATTATTGTATTTGAAGAATTCCAAGAAGCAGTGTATTGTTAGAGGGAGATATCAAGAGATAGTATAAAATGGGGAAATAATGGCTGCGGGGAAATTATTAATAGATTTTGTCAAAGACAGGGACTTGGGCTGATCTCACTCAGTATTTTAGTTGATGACCTTGGTGCACAAAATAGGATGCAGTAATGATGTTTGCTGATGACTCAAAGCTGGGAACCATTTGCAGGGCCAAAGAGGACTGAGATATCCTACAGGAAAAATGGAGTGATGTTGACTGTCAGAGTAAATAATACCTATGGGGTGAAATTCAGCATGCAAGGTTTGGGGCTGGTACCAAGGAACAAGGAGTTCAGTAACAGGAAAGATGAGACTTGAATGTAGTAATGGATCACAGGATGTGAGCAACTGCTTTACgacagtgaaaaaagaaattgtgatCCTCCTTGTGCAGCAGAAGAGCTCATTTAAAGAGACACAAAAGTGTGAACTTTCTTGTACAAGGCTGTGAGAGCTGAACCTGGGATAGTATACATCAGCTCTggtaatgcattaaaaaaaaagggatgtgCAGACTTCAGGAAGTGCCAAGAGCTGTTGGGATGGTGAAGTAAGTGGAGAGTCAAGAGTTTAGCTTGTTTTCCTAGGCAAGCTAAAGCTAAGAAGGGACGTAACAGCTTAAAAGCCCCCATTTGGTACGGTATTCCTGCAGAGTTTGTAATTGGGACCTACAGTCTCCAATGCAGAGTATTGAAAAGACTCCTGTAAATTCTGGGAATTCCTGTGATCACCAGGTTGGCAAAGCCCCCAGAGACAGGGGAGACTCTCAGCTGGAATAGTGATGTATTTGTGACTCCATGCTTTCTTTCCTGGAGGCTAAATGTCTTATCCAAGCTGCACTGTCATGCCATCcggaggagggaaaagaaaatctggagCACCTCCTTTTTGCTTGAGGGAAGTGTGTTGCAGTGCCAGTGCCAGCCTTGATGCACACATCTGTTCAGTGTGAGTAAGGAAGCTAAGAAGCCAGACGCCGTGGTTGTCCTCTTTCCCTCCAAGATGTGTTCATGATTACAAATAACACGGAGAATCGGCTGTGTAGAAGAGCTCCTGTATTCTTAGGAGGACTCTGCTGCCTCCCCGAACTGCTAGCGGGAAGTTACGTGTgatcagaacttttttttttccccctttttttgccTCTTGGGACTTTTTCTGAGTGATGGAGGATGCCACGACATGACATGACATCTGTTACCTGTAGTATCTTACTGCAGTTACTGTAGTATCTTAACTAGCCTGGATGTAGTTAACTTCCCTTTTGGCTTTCAATTGGCAAAAGTGAATGCTGTGTCCTCTGCACTGTTGCTGCATCTTCAGAGAGCTTCTTTGGGATCTGCTGAAGCCAGGAAGAAAGGGGATGGATATGCTGGTTTGGCTCCCCTTGTGCCCACGTGGCCATAAGTAAGAGTTAACAGAAGCCGCCACCAGTTGGCagtttcaaatttaaaaacaatgtcagggcttttttttcttaagttccAGGTGACTAAGCTGTCGATCAAAATTGTTGTTATACATGAGTGTGGCACTGAATCCATGTATAACAAGACTCTTGAtggacaggattttttttttttaaaagagtgatTGGGATGGGAACTCTGCCATTCTTGTAGTGCCAGCAGAGTTACTCATGTAGGATGCTACCTAGTGCACGGGCAGGGGGAGCTCCTTTTCCCTTCACTCTCAGGTTCTTTTGTGCGTGATTAGAATTACGGTTTGTAATAATGTATGACAGCTTTCACCAAAAGTGTGTTACTTCAGTAAACACTTCTCTGTATTGAGATTACTTCTCTGGTTTGCTGAGTTGTTTGCTCTTATCTGGGGTTATGAAAATGGATGCACTGCAGGATTGCTGAAATTCTGACTCcatcctgaaaaatatttctcagattTCACTTTCCAGttgagaaatgttttttggTGTCTCTTCAAGAAGAGAGATCTGTGAACCTCTGTGGCTGACTTGAAACTAAGGGCTGTATTTACTTGTTTCTGAATTACATAATCTCCAGTTGTTGCTtaaagaaggggagaaaaagttTATTGTTACTGCAAAGCAAGCCTTTCTTCTATCTGATACCAGTTTCATTCCTCAGCTCTTCTCTGTGATTTCACATTCCTAGCTGTCCCATCCCAcatgtttcctcctcctctgtttcCTAGTAGGCAAAGCTATTTgtaaaacctgttttctttgtaaGGCATTTTTGCAGCTGTGGTTGGTTCTGCTCTCAAATGACTAATTGCAGCctcagaaaattcagaaaaatataatagcCATATTTTTAACTCAATCTCCAATTTATTTAAGAGAAGtatatttaatgtttcttatatctgcatttttcaccctttttaattatttttcagggtTTGGGTATCTCCTAATTGAGGAGAGTCAAAATACTGATTGCAAGTGAATCCTCCTCAGTCAGCCTGTTGGATGTCTCTGAGAACATAAGAAGTCATGGCAGAAAATGATGCAATGCCAACCTTACCAAAAAAGTGTGGCCCATACATTTCATCTGTAACCAGTCGTGGCATGAATTTGGTAATTCGTGGCATAGTGCTGTTTTTTATTGGCGTATTTCTTGCATTAGTATTAAACTTGCTTCAGATCCAGAGAAACGTTACTCTCTTCCCCCCTGATGTGATCACAAGCATCTTCTCCTCAGCTTGGTGGGTACCACCTTGCTGTGGCACAGCGTCAGGTAAGTTCAGTTGTGTACGTATGCCTGGCGTGGAGGTGAAAGGGTGGATAGGTAGTTACAGAGTTGCAAAAAACTATATGAAAGGTGTGGAAGGTCTCTTCAGCATCACTGCCCTTTTTGAGCTATTACTATCCTTCTGATCTTCCCGTGTATACACAAATATGCATGTGTCCAGAAATTGTTGTTCTGCTAACTTGTTATACTGTAATATTGTTAGCAGAGCAtaacctctgctttttctgctgggtTAGAGTACAAGTTTAACAGACTTTAAAAGGTGGTGCCACTTGTAATCTTGAAGCTGGATTACAGGAgtgtgctctgcaggcagcccttCAAGTGCCAGATGGTGCAGCACACAGTACCTTGTTTTGAGCACAGCAAACTACCCTGAGTTATGCTCCCTTTTGTGGTCCAGCTTTCCATTTGTTCCTCGTTCCAGTTTGAAGTATTGGTTTAGCTCTGTAAAGCTGGGAGACCTGGCTGTGGCTCAGGGAGTTGAGGCCAGGCATGCAGTTTGCAGTTGTAGAGGCGCGTTGCAGAACAGAGTACCTTGGTTAGATTAATGTATCAAGTCAGATGATGTGAATGTACTCCGTTTCTCCCATGACCATGTAGGGAGTTGAGGCTTTTGCGTGTTTAGCTAGTTTGAGACGTCTACTGCAGGTAGCAAGAAAtacccctttttcttcttctttcatctTCAAGTATCAAGGCGTATTCCATGTTACAAGCCTGCTGGAATTTGGCTTTCTACTTTGCTCTGAAGATCACTGATCCCATGGGTCAGTTTTACACTTTATATCCTTAGCAGCCAGTACTGGAGGATTCTGCTTTAGCGAACCTTTACTGTAAAGGCGGTATCTTCCTAGAGGTCAGTTCTAATAAGATTGAGAAGCTCATGTTTCTGGGTATTAATATGAGTCAATAAACTAGCTTTTCAGTTGGCATCACTGTTTTGCTAATGATAATATTTAAGTCTATATTTTTCCTAGTAGtctaattgctttcttttttataccTTGTTGAAATACTACACCCCAGAGGAGCTTGATTTGAAAGGAAACCCTCCAAATATCTCTCTGAATATGTCAGTTTTGTTCTCCTGTGGAAATGCATTTGGCATGTTACAGTGGCAGTTACATACCTGTTTTATCTGCTAGTTCTCTTAGTCCTCTTTCTGTTGTCTTGCTGAGATTGTTGATTAGATTTTGGTTTGTATCCtgcatttgctgcatttttcttttatactttaAACTGATTGTCTTGACAAACATGTCTGTTAAAGGTTTGATCTTTTATATATGGAGTAGTGGGGGCTGAAATGACAGAATCCCAACTTGCAGCAGCAACACAGAAGGTCTGCAATGTTCACTACAAATTTTGTGCTGTCAACTGTTTGCATCAGGCTGCACCTTATGCTCTCGAGGGTCGTCTGAGAACACTGCCTGCAGCTGCGTATGGGGAAGTTGTGAAGGCTAGGTCTTGCCATCATCTCAGAAGAAACTTGTGGGCCTTTCTGGTTCTGATGGGTTGGTGGTTTTGATGGAAAGACTGGCTATGGCTTGTAAAGTGTAGTCAGTCACCTGCTAGGTATTTGCACTACTTGATTTTAAGCCACCTGATTTAAAGATATTACTGCCTTAATTGGCTTTTCCTAGCAGGAGTGACCACTGTTCAGGTGTTtgagttatttctttttaattatcagtcttttcttctccattttctttccttatcttCTCTGCTAGCATACATACAGGGAACCTCTGTGGTAAATGCTGGTAATTCACCCATTTTCTTACCATTTGTACTTGCACAGCCTTCCTCGAATTGACATGAACATTTCTCTGCAGTATGGTTTATTATTATGAACAGAATAAAggtattttgcatatttataatCAGTGGTGATCAAGGCTGCTTTCAGAGAAGTCCTTTCATCCGTCACTGTTACTAGTCATCAGTTTGGCCCAATGCCTTTGGCAAGAAAATTGCTCAGggagttttttttcctctccagctttactggtgatttattttcctgaatccTGGAGATCAGTTTCCTCTCTGGCAGAATAAAGAGCATTTGCTGTAACATACCTCCAACAGCATGCCAGACTGAGGGCACTGGAGTTCGTACTGATGACTCGGGCTCTGCccccctcctgcagcaccagTTTAACATTAAGCAGCAGTGTTATTCCTCAGTTGTGTTGGTAACAGTCTTTTTAGCTGCAACTGCAGTAGAGAACACATTTATGAAGAAATGTTCAAAGAGCATAGTAGTCCCCGGGGGCTGAAAGTCCTGTTCGTGTTCTGTATTCAACAGCTACTGTAGGCTCTTAGCTTTCCCTCTTCTGTGTGAGACTTTATAGTAGCattgaagaagagaaaaacgTTATCCAAACAAAAACTGCTTGTAACAACAATAAAAGAAGACACAAAATATTGATGTTATAAACCGCACTCAGTCCTTACTgtggtgtgtttgttttgcagttatttAAACATGTATGATATGTGGGACTTTCAGAAGTGCCAACCTGCGCAAGCCATTATTGCTCTTTTCAAACTACAGTGTGAGACTGCAGATTTCGGTAGGGTGCAGAGCTCTTTCGTCCTCTGCCCCTAGTTCTCTGTTTTGCTACTTCTGCCAGGTCACTGGTGCAGTGGTTGAAGATGCTGCTGAAGTTTTACAgggcttttttaaataatgaaattgttTGAAATTCCTCCTCTTTTACAATGTATGTTTTGTACTATTTATCCTTAAAAGATCTGTTTTGGTAGTCACAATAATTGTCAAAGTCTAGATAGTCTTTATtttagttaaatattttcagtgctttaacttttgggcattttttctttcatgtctcCACAGCTGTGATTGGGTTATTGTACCCATGCATGGACAGACATCTGGGAGAGCCACATAAATTTAAGAGAGAATGGTCCAGTGTAATGCGATGTGTAGCAGTCTTTGTGGGAATAAATCATGCCAGCGCTGTATCCTATATGCTAATGAAATTGGCAATAACAAATGGGTTTCCACTAAAACAAAGCTCACATAGTCAGTCATGGTAAATTATTGTTAAAGATATAACATGCAGCATTTTTGCAAGGGAAATGCAGAATATGTGTTAGTGTTAAACTGTCGTAGCAGTATTGGAGCTGATAAGTCTCACgtcttttcattctgaaaaatcttttctttagaaatgtcTCAATATTAGGCTTTGTCTTACTTagagtctttattttctttgaataattAAAGTAAGTGCAGGGAAATATTTATGTGGTgtaggtattaaaaaaaagtgctttaatACATTCCAAGGGTTCGTGTCTTTTTAACACCGTAGTAAGAGGTCGAAGCCCAGTCTTGAGGTCATCAGTGAAGCACaagcattttgcaaagaatgGGGAAAACTCAGGACCAGGTAATACCCAGGACTACACAAAGCGAGTAAGCGCTGTTACCCCATTCTGCAAATGATGCCTTGATGCTGAGAGAGTAGTTACCATTCCTGTGGTCATTCAGTAAGAGCAATTAGAAGTCAGTCGGCGTGTTGCAGTACGTTATACTCCTCCTAATTGTATAGCTATTCAGATACATCCTTGCACAAGTGTGCTCAAAACTGGTGTCCC of Ciconia boyciana chromosome 10, ASM3463844v1, whole genome shotgun sequence contains these proteins:
- the INSIG2 gene encoding insulin-induced gene 2 protein isoform X1, which translates into the protein MAENDAMPTLPKKCGPYISSVTSRGMNLVIRGIVLFFIGVFLALVLNLLQIQRNVTLFPPDVITSIFSSAWWVPPCCGTASAVIGLLYPCMDRHLGEPHKFKREWSSVMRCVAVFVGINHASAKVDFANNIQLSLTLAALSIGLWWTFDRSRSGFGLGVGIAFLATLVSQLLVYNGVYQYTSPDFLYVRSWLPCIFFAGGITMGNIGRQLAMYECKVIAEKSHED